Proteins encoded together in one Porites lutea chromosome 2, jaPorLute2.1, whole genome shotgun sequence window:
- the LOC140925570 gene encoding extracellular calcium-sensing receptor-like, with protein sequence MFSGILRPPLFILLFLPLTSSDDGYRNYKDGDVIVGGLFNIHYSGTDDQCTEISTTGLGYAEATIFAIEKINKNSSILPNVTIGYDLRDYCWSKARAMKIAYDFMCDGDPAHMSNQNISTSPTRYVKETKTKTISALVGPTESGSAVLVGSLLQVSDIPVISPSVTSDELSSQMYKNFFRTVPPDNWQAKVMADIIELFNWTYVAAVGLDDSYGHNGISALEKESFNRKTFCITFSEYIPRLGYWNKTKQTVFKIKRRSEVSVIIVWLSGAYGRAFFAEATTQNLEGKTWILSDALTARGNYLDSHPTILNGSLGIKPHDYSVLEFEEHLKMITPAKSIERGAHWWEEFWRLHFNCSATNSNEQSGVALCEANLTLHHALQKIRGSFVSYTIDAVYAIAHALDNIYRCSRTIHGAGKRGKCPPVKPAVKGRDLEKYLRNISFDGLTGKVRFDKFGDPLTASYDIINFQLDSTTGRTLKYIRVGSWNKNNTPKLKIDLSRLRWRTLYTPLSFCSSECLPGTRREFNSPCCWDCIKCPKGTVSTENGSTNCTKCDLETKSNEEQNKCEKLPIINITHTTPSGIAITLMALIGVILTLSVCGIYIKFYNSPIVKASNREISFLLLFGISSLHILAVLELSEPSHPLCTAASFWRYFALNLCITVLFLKTMRMTSVFEVDKVAQLFAPCYKTLTRQSVFLSVMNLASVCLLVPWMFLDSPKRKKIIRFDEYVFLVCKPFETNAGLAFFISVYAYTLIVAFLCKYYAFKSRGIPENFNETRYIGFSMYILLLSSLAYYPVAFAFESWYVTIVSCTTTLVTSFGLLGCMFGPRIYILFFQSQQNTIQSIRSQVMDFSFSNVTATRALPRQINEEVPNAVLDTEN encoded by the coding sequence ATGTTTTCAGGCATCTTAAGACCGCCTCTCTTTATACTGCTATTTCTTCCACTAACATCCTCAGACGACGGATATAGAAATTACAAAGATGGCGACGTTATAGTTGGTGGTCTTTTCAACATCCACTATTCTGGCACTGATGATCAATGTACTGAGATTTCTACCACGGGGCTAGGATACGCAGAGGCTACCATCTTCGCTATTGAGAAAATTAATAAGAATTCCAGTATTTTACCGAACGTTACAATCGGCTACGATTTAAGAGACTACTGTTGGAGCAAAGCTCGAGCCATGAAAATAGCCTATGACTTCATGTGTGATGGCGATCCAGCACATATGTCTAACCAAAATATCAGCACCTCCCCGACAAGATATGTCAAGGAAACCAAAACCAAGACCATCTCAGCGTTAGTTGGCCCTACCGAGTCCGGAAGCGCAGTGCTAGTAGGAAGTCTTCTTCAGGTTTCTGACATTCCCGTCATCAGCCCGAGTGTAACCAGCGATGAATTGAGTtcacaaatgtacaaaaactttttcagaACAGTTCCACCAGACAACTGGCAGGCAAAGGTCATGGCAGACATCATAGAGCTCTTTAACTGGACATACGTGGCGGCTGTCGGGTTAGATGATTCTTATGGACATAACGGTATTTCGGCCCTGGAAAAAGAATCATTCAACCGTAAAACATTTTGCATTACTTTTTCTGAGTATATTCCACGGCTAGGTTATTGGAATAAAACCAAGCAAACTGTTTTCAAGATTAAAAGGAGGTCTGAAGTCTCAGTGATCATTGTTTGGCTTTCTGGCGCTTACGGAAGAGCATTTTTTGCAGAAGCAACCACTCAAAATCTTGAAGGAAAGACTTGGATACTTAGTGACGCACTGACCGCGCGGGGAAATTATCTTGACTCTCACCCCACAATACTAAACGGCTCTTTGGGAATAAAGCCACATGACTATTCCGTTCTCGAATTTGAAGAGCACCTTAAGATGATCACCCCTGCAAAAAGCATTGAAAGAGGCGCACACTGGTGGGAAGAGTTCTGGAGATTACATTTCAACTGTTCAGCCACAAACTCCAATGAACAGTCTGGGGTCGCACTTTGCGAAGCAAATCTGACGTTACACCATGCGCTACAAAAGATACGCGGCTCTTTTGTTTCTTACACAATTGACGCTGTATATGCTATTGCACATGCCCTAGATAACATTTACCGCTGTTCTCGTACTATACATGGTGCTGGTAAAAGAGGAAAGTGTCCTCCAGTCAAGCCGGCCGTCAAGGGACGTGATCTGGAGAAATATCTCAGAAATATCAGTTTTGACGGGTTGACTGGGAAGGTGCGATTTGACAAGTTTGGAGATCCTTTAACTGCTTCATACGACATCATAAACTTTCAGCTTGACTCAACCACAGGTAGGACTCTCAAATATATTCGGGTCGGATCTTGGAACAAAAATAACACGCCTAAACTCAAGATAGATTTGTCCAGGCTACGATGGAGAACTCTCTACACCCCGTTATCCTTTTGTTCATCAGAATGTTTGCCAGGTACCAGGAGGGAATTCAACTCGCCATGTTGCTGGGACTGCATAAAGTGCCCAAAGGGAACTGTCAGTACTGAAAACGGATCCACCAATTGCACAAAATGTGACTTGGAGACAAAATCAAACGAAGAGCAAAACAAGTGTGAAAAATTACCGATCATTAACATCACGCATACAACCCCCTCTGGAATCGCGATAACCTTGATGGCTTTGATCGGGGTTATTCTCACGTTGTCAGTTTGCGGCATTTACATCAAGTTTTACAACAGCCCAATCGTCAAGGCTTCTAACAGAGAGATCTCTTTTTTGCTGCTCTTTGGCATCTCATCTCTCCACATATTAGCCGTCCTCGAACTTTCTGAACCCAGCCATCCACTTTGCACCGCAGCATCTTTCTGGCGTTATTTTGCTCTTAATCTTTGTATCACGGTGCTCTTTCTGAAAACAATGCGAATGACAAGTGTTTTTGAGGTTGATAAAGTGGCGCAGTTGTTTGCTCCCTGCTACAAAACCCTTACAAGGCAAAGTGTGTTCCTTTCTGTCATGAATTTAGCCTCCGTTTGTTTGTTGGTCCCCTGGATGTTTTTGGACTCTCCGAAGCGTAAAAAGATCATTCGCTTTGATGAGTACGTCTTCCTTGTGTGCAAACCCTTTGAAACAAACGCCGGCCTTGCATTCTTCATCTCGGTGTATGCTTACACCTTAATTGTGGCTTTCTTATGTAAGTATTACGCTTTCAAATCACGAGGAATTCCCGAGAACTTTAACGAGACAAGATACATCGGCTTCTCTATGTACATTCTACTTTTGTCATCGCTGGCATATTACCCTGTGGCGTTTGCTTTTGAGAGCTGGTACGTGACAATTGTGTCTTGTACTACGACGTTAGTAACTTCGTTTGGTTTGTTGGGATGCATGTTCGGACCCAGAATCTACATTCTCTTTTTCCAATCCCAGCAAAACACCATCCAAAGTATCAGGTCGCAGGTCATGGATTTCTCCTTTAGTAATGTAACTGCAACAAGAGCTTTGCCTAGACAAATTAATGAAGAAGTACCTAACGCTGTGCTGGATACCGAAAATTAA